The Pygocentrus nattereri isolate fPygNat1 chromosome 4, fPygNat1.pri, whole genome shotgun sequence genome includes a window with the following:
- the si:ch211-142k18.1 gene encoding uncharacterized protein si:ch211-142k18.1 isoform X1: MSNKLPWWQDGRVVHGGSSKAKMRQHWTLGTLLFIASLMSAHCQSGEEGDWGSGSMPEVMFTNASTPIPHAIRDDPVRPDWTKPLFQAIPEIEVDGCSVNFHTSQAMSRRLRANRDEVAYLKALQHGNQAVVENLVQFVGAELGTQRYQEIIQENIDGIKEDHVSCEGVVKKSAEDLENQLEGDILQVLAGIQKIKEESLAFERMLQATADIASRLEISSRTLHTELTEQLRRSTSAPN; this comes from the exons ATGAGCAACAAATTGCCCTGGTGGCAGGATGGGCGAGTGGTGCATGGTGGAAGTTCAAAG GCCAAGATGAGGCAGCACTGGACTTTGGGTACATTGCTATTCATAGCCTCACTGATGTCAGCCCACTGTCAGAGCGGTGAGGAAGGGGACTGGGGATCAGGCAGCATGCCAGAGGTCATGTTCACCAATGCGTCCACTCCTATTCCACATGCAATCAGGGATGATCCAGTCAGGCCTGACTGGACCAAGCCGCTTTTTCAGGCCATTCCAGAGATCGAAGTAGATGGCTGTTCTGTCAACTTCCACACAAGCCAGGCTATGTCCAGGCGATTACGGGCGAACAGGGACGAAGTGGCTTATCTGAAGGCTCTGCAGCATGGGAACCAGGCAGTGGTGGAGAATCTGGTTCAGTTTGTCGGAGCAGAGTTGGGGACCCAGCGCTATCAGGAAATTATCCAAGAGAACATTGATGGAATAAAGGAAGATCATGTTAGCTGTGAGGGAGTGGTGAAGAAATCAGCAGAGGATTTGGAGAACCAGCTGGAGGGAGACATCTTACAAGTTTTGGCTGGAATTCAGAA AATCAAAGAAGAGTCTCTTGCCTTTGAACGGATGCTGCAAGCCACGGCAGACATCGCCAGCCGGCTGGAGATTTCCTCACGGACCCTGCACACTGAGCTAACGGAGCAGCTCAGAAGGAGCACCAGTGCTCCCAACTGA
- the chrna2b gene encoding neuronal acetylcholine receptor subunit alpha-2 — protein MERAGQIPLRSALLFIILWKCASCYEKTHSHAEDELFKKLFVGYNKWSRPVPNTSDVVIVKFGLSIAQLIDVDEKNQMMTTNVWLKQEWNDYKLRWKPSDYDNVTSIRVPSELIWVPDIVLYNNADGEFAVTHMTKAHLFYTGKVRWVPPAIYKSSCSIDVTFFPFDQQNCKMKFGSWTYDKAKIDLERLETTVDLKDYWESGEWAIINAVGTYNTKKYDCCHEIYPDITYFFIIRRLPLFYTINLIIPCLLISCLTVLVFYLPSDCGEKITLCISVLLSLTVFLLLITEIIPSTSLVIPLIGEYLLFTMIFVTLSIIITVFVLNVHHRSPGTHEMPRWVHAVFLELIPRWLFMRRPAPDSRRRQRLLLLQQGQRSRAPGASCLSTSASWFREESRTCCYEDLELGTLSSAFSLTFRPPSPRPPGSTPPPSHGALPRQEGGMTCLPNSRHPGARVNHTKRPTENHQRSPLSPSIMQALEGVHYIADHLRAEDADFSVKEDWKYVAMVIDRIFLWMFIIVCLLGTIGLFLPPWLAGMI, from the exons ATGGAGCGCGCGGGGCAGATCCCGCTGAGGAGCGCTCTGCTCTTCATCATCCTCTGGAAGTGCG CTTCCTGTTATGAGAAGACTCATTCACATGCAGAGGACGAACTCTTCAAAAAGCTTTTTGTTGGCTACAACAAGTGGTCCCGGCCTGTGCCAAATACCTCGGACGTTGTCATCGTTAAATTCGGCTTGTCCATCGCCCAGCTCATCGATGTG GACGAGAAGAACCAGATGATGACAACCAATGTCTGGCTGAAACAG GAGTGGAATGACTACAAACTACGATGGAAACCTTCTGATTATGACAATGTGACATCCATCAGGGTGCCATCAGAGCTCATTTGGGTTCCAGACATTGTGCTGTACAACAA tGCTGACGGGGAGTTTGCTGTCACCCACATGACCAAAGCCCATCTCTTCTACACTGGCAAAGTGCGCTGGGTCCCCCCAGCCATCTACAAGAGCTCCTGCAGCATTGATGTCACATTCTTCCCCTTCGACCAGCAAAATTGCAAGATGAAGTTTGGCTCATGGACATACGACAAGGCCAAGATTGACCTGGAGCGCCTGGAAACTACAGTGGATCTGAAGGACTACTGGGAGAGTGGCGAGTGGGCCATCATTAATGCTGTAGGCACCTACAACACCAAGAAGTATGACTGCTGCCATGAGATCTACCCAGACATTACCTACTTCTTCATCATCCGCCGCCTTCCTCTCTTCTACACCATCAACCTCATCATTCCTTGCTTGCTGATCTCCTGCCTGACCGTGCTGGTCTTCTACCTGCCCTCAGACTGTGGAGAAAAGATCACTCTTTGCATCTCTGTGCTTCTCTCACTGACTGTCTTCCTCCTGCTCATCACAGAGATCATCCCATCCACCTCATTGGTCATCCCGCTCATTGGCGAGTACTTGCTCTTCACTATGATCTTTGTCACACTCTCCATCATCATCACCGTCTTTGTGCTGAACGTCCACCACCGCTCACCTGGCACCCATGAGATGCCACGCTGGGTACATGCCGTTTTCCTGGAGCTCATCCCCCGCTGGCTCTTCATGCGCAGGCCGGCACCTGACAGCCGCCGCAGGCAGAGGCTGCTGCTCCTGCAGCAAGGTCAGAGGTCACGAGCTCCTGGAGCATCCTGCCTGAGCACTTCAGCCAGCTGGTTCAGGGAGGAGTCGAGGACCTGCTGCTATGAAGATCTGGAACTGGGGACTCTTTCCTCTGCTTTTTCACTCACCTTTCGTCCTCCTTCACCCAGGCCACCAGGCTCCACGCCACCACCATCGCACGGAGCTCTGCCCAGACAGGAGGGGGGCATGACCTGTCTGCCAAACTCCAGGCATCCAGGAGCTAGAGTTAACCACACCAAGCGGCCCACTGAAAACCACCAGAGGTCCCCTCTGTCTCCCAGCATCATGCAGGCACTGGAGGGGGTTCACTACATAGCAGACCATTTAAGAGCAGAAGATGCCGACTTCAGT GTTAAAGAGGACTGGAAgtatgtt
- the si:ch211-142k18.1 gene encoding uncharacterized protein si:ch211-142k18.1 isoform X2, with translation MRQHWTLGTLLFIASLMSAHCQSGEEGDWGSGSMPEVMFTNASTPIPHAIRDDPVRPDWTKPLFQAIPEIEVDGCSVNFHTSQAMSRRLRANRDEVAYLKALQHGNQAVVENLVQFVGAELGTQRYQEIIQENIDGIKEDHVSCEGVVKKSAEDLENQLEGDILQVLAGIQKIKEESLAFERMLQATADIASRLEISSRTLHTELTEQLRRSTSAPN, from the exons ATGAGGCAGCACTGGACTTTGGGTACATTGCTATTCATAGCCTCACTGATGTCAGCCCACTGTCAGAGCGGTGAGGAAGGGGACTGGGGATCAGGCAGCATGCCAGAGGTCATGTTCACCAATGCGTCCACTCCTATTCCACATGCAATCAGGGATGATCCAGTCAGGCCTGACTGGACCAAGCCGCTTTTTCAGGCCATTCCAGAGATCGAAGTAGATGGCTGTTCTGTCAACTTCCACACAAGCCAGGCTATGTCCAGGCGATTACGGGCGAACAGGGACGAAGTGGCTTATCTGAAGGCTCTGCAGCATGGGAACCAGGCAGTGGTGGAGAATCTGGTTCAGTTTGTCGGAGCAGAGTTGGGGACCCAGCGCTATCAGGAAATTATCCAAGAGAACATTGATGGAATAAAGGAAGATCATGTTAGCTGTGAGGGAGTGGTGAAGAAATCAGCAGAGGATTTGGAGAACCAGCTGGAGGGAGACATCTTACAAGTTTTGGCTGGAATTCAGAA AATCAAAGAAGAGTCTCTTGCCTTTGAACGGATGCTGCAAGCCACGGCAGACATCGCCAGCCGGCTGGAGATTTCCTCACGGACCCTGCACACTGAGCTAACGGAGCAGCTCAGAAGGAGCACCAGTGCTCCCAACTGA